In one Drosophila pseudoobscura strain MV-25-SWS-2005 chromosome X, UCI_Dpse_MV25, whole genome shotgun sequence genomic region, the following are encoded:
- the LOC4813553 gene encoding platelet glycoprotein Ib alpha chain-like, which yields MWKIALLLAIGCICVASQATTRATTRAPRGSDVCRRLNDRCLRNQDRLGTTNDVTQIYNSNCRRSQANWRDISRCDLARATCQLTIVRCGTLSCDNVRRALQSGPTRRPTRRTPPTPRTPRTPTPRTPRPTRTPRPTRTPRPTRTPPTPRTPTPRTPRPTRTPRPTRTPPTPRTPTPRTPRPTRTPRPTRTPRPTPTPRTPRPRTTRRPTSTVASE from the exons atgtggaaaatcGCTTTGCTATTGG CTATCGGTTGCATCTGTGTGGCTAGCCAGGCCACGACGAGGGCCACGACGAGGGCCCCGAGGGGCTCAGACGTTTGCCGGCGCCTGAACGATAGGTGTCTGCGCAATCAGGACCGCCTGGGAACTACCAACGATGTTACGCAGATCTATAATAGCAATTGTCGCAGGAGTCAGGCCAACTGGCGCGATATCTCCCGATGCGATTTGGCTAGAGCCACCTGTCAAT TGACTATAGTGCGATGCGGGACACTTTCCTGTGACAATGTGAGAAGAGCCCTTCAGTCCGGCCCAACCCGACGTCCAACTCGGCGCACTCCACCCACTCCACGTACCCCACGTACCCCAACTCCACGGACCCCACGCCCCACACGAACTCCTCGCCCCACACGTACTCCCCGCCCTACGCGAACTCCGCCCACACCGCGAACCCCAACTCCCCGCACTCCTCGCCCCACGCGTACTCCCCGCCCTACGCGAACTCCGCCCACACCGCGAACCCCAACTCCCCGCACTCCTCGCCCCACACGTACTCCCCGCCCTACGCGAACTCCTCGCCCAACGCCTACACCCCGCACGCCACGCCCACGGACCACTCGGCGACCCACTTCCACAGTGGCATCTGAATAA
- the LOC6900339 gene encoding uncharacterized protein yields the protein MNIPIVLAVFVVVCITLIAGQRDDCEQLKRACDSCVNRPETAGDRNRNLPTLNRECRRRTRNTWVWRDINRCELTRLNCLGSDRRMNCGDIAELARMRRVRN from the exons ATGAATATCCCCATAGTTTTGGCTGTATTTGTTG TCGTCTGCATAACTCTGATAGCTGGTCAGAGGGATGACTGCGAGCAACTGAAACGGGCGTGCGATAGCTGCGTGAATCGCCCGGAAACTGCGGGTGATCGGAACCGTAATCTCCCCACGTTGAACAGGGAGTGCAGGAGGAGGACTCGCAATACCTGGGTTTGGCGCGATATTAACCGATGCGAGCTTACTAGATTGAATTGCCTGG GATCCGACCGCCGGATGAACTGCGGCGATATAGCTGAACTTGCCAGAATGCGACGTGTCAGGAACTGA